In Thermus caldifontis, the following proteins share a genomic window:
- a CDS encoding uracil-DNA glycosylase has protein sequence MQAPPWDTFQKELTACTRCARLVAYREEVGQRKRRAYRDWDYWARPVPGFGDPDARLILFGLAPGAHGSNRTGRPFTGDASGAFLYPLLYQAGFSSKPQSEPGDDLRLFGVYLTAAVRCAPPENKPTREELLACSAWTRVELGLLRNARVYLALGRIAHKALLDHFGMKKSAHPFFHGAHYPLPQDRHLLASYHVSRQNTQTGRLTREMFLEVLLEAKGLAGL, from the coding sequence ATGCAGGCTCCTCCATGGGACACCTTTCAAAAAGAACTCACCGCCTGCACCCGCTGTGCCCGGTTGGTGGCCTACCGGGAAGAGGTGGGGCAAAGAAAGCGCCGGGCCTATAGGGACTGGGACTACTGGGCTAGGCCGGTTCCCGGCTTTGGAGACCCAGACGCCCGCCTAATCCTCTTCGGCCTGGCCCCGGGGGCCCACGGGTCCAACCGCACAGGCCGGCCCTTCACCGGGGATGCCTCGGGCGCCTTCCTCTACCCTCTCCTCTACCAGGCTGGCTTTTCCAGCAAGCCCCAGAGTGAACCCGGAGACGACCTCAGGCTCTTTGGGGTCTATCTCACCGCCGCCGTGCGCTGTGCCCCACCGGAGAACAAGCCCACCCGGGAGGAGCTCCTGGCCTGTAGCGCCTGGACCCGGGTGGAGCTGGGTCTTCTTCGGAACGCCCGGGTCTACCTGGCCCTGGGCCGGATCGCCCACAAGGCCCTCCTTGACCACTTCGGCATGAAAAAGAGCGCCCATCCCTTTTTCCACGGGGCCCACTACCCCTTGCCCCAGGACAGGCACCTCCTTGCCAGCTACCACGTCTCCCGGCAGAACACGCAGACGGGCCGGCTCACCCGGGAAATGTTCCTGGAAGTTCTCCTAGAAGCTAAAGGCCTCGCCGGGCTTTGA
- a CDS encoding acyl-CoA carboxylase subunit beta has translation MADNAKLILDELLAELEERRKKVLLGGGEERILKQHQQGKLTARERIDYLLDPGSFVELMPFAEHLETGLMEGIEAPADGVVTGYGTIGGRLVFVFSQDFTVLGGSLGKMHGRKIASLMDLAAKVGAPIIGLNDSAGARIQEGVDSLSGYGEVFYRNAIYSGVVPQISAILGPCAGGAVYSPAMTDFILMSRGGSYMFITGPEVIKSVTREEVSFEELGGADVHMERSGVAHLEGQNDREVLDLIKKLLSYLPQNSREKPPVVEPQDDPFRPTPELLDIVHPDSRRPYNMHQVIRTLLDDGEFLEIQPGFARNIIVGLGRLGGFPVGVVANNPRFMAGALDINASDKAARFIRTMDAFNIPILTLVDVTGFLPGVAQEHGGIIRHGAKMLFAYAEATVPKITLIARKAYGGAYLAMNSKDMGADVVLAWPTAAVAVMGAEGAANIIYRKEIQSSPNPEETRRRKIEEYRRAFDNPWVAAARGYLDDVIDPTHTRRLLYQHLRMLWEKKEERPFKKHDNIPL, from the coding sequence ATGGCCGATAACGCCAAGCTTATCCTGGATGAGCTCTTGGCTGAGCTGGAGGAGAGGCGGAAAAAGGTCCTCCTCGGGGGAGGAGAAGAGCGCATCCTTAAGCAGCACCAGCAGGGAAAGCTCACCGCCCGGGAACGCATAGACTACCTGCTGGATCCCGGGAGTTTTGTGGAGCTCATGCCCTTTGCCGAGCACCTGGAAACCGGGCTTATGGAAGGTATTGAGGCCCCCGCCGATGGCGTGGTGACCGGGTATGGCACCATCGGCGGCCGCTTGGTCTTCGTCTTCAGCCAGGACTTCACCGTGCTGGGGGGCTCCTTGGGCAAGATGCACGGGCGCAAGATCGCCAGCCTCATGGACCTGGCAGCCAAGGTGGGGGCTCCCATCATCGGCCTCAACGACTCCGCCGGGGCCCGCATCCAAGAAGGGGTGGACAGCCTTTCCGGCTACGGGGAGGTCTTCTACCGCAACGCCATCTACTCCGGGGTAGTGCCCCAGATCTCCGCCATCCTGGGCCCCTGCGCCGGGGGAGCCGTCTACAGCCCCGCCATGACCGACTTTATCCTCATGAGCCGGGGAGGGAGCTACATGTTCATCACCGGCCCCGAGGTCATCAAAAGCGTGACCCGGGAAGAGGTGAGCTTTGAGGAGTTGGGTGGGGCGGATGTGCACATGGAAAGGAGCGGGGTGGCCCACTTGGAGGGCCAAAACGACCGGGAGGTCCTGGACCTCATCAAGAAGCTCCTCTCCTACCTTCCGCAAAACAGTCGGGAAAAACCCCCCGTGGTAGAACCCCAAGACGACCCCTTCCGCCCCACCCCCGAGCTACTGGACATCGTCCACCCCGACTCCAGGAGGCCTTACAACATGCACCAGGTCATCAGGACCCTCCTGGACGACGGGGAGTTTTTGGAAATCCAGCCGGGTTTTGCCAGGAACATCATCGTGGGCCTGGGGCGGCTGGGAGGCTTTCCCGTGGGCGTGGTGGCCAACAACCCCCGTTTCATGGCAGGGGCCCTGGATATCAATGCCTCCGACAAGGCCGCCCGCTTCATCCGCACCATGGACGCCTTCAATATCCCCATCCTCACCCTGGTGGACGTGACCGGCTTTCTACCTGGGGTGGCCCAGGAGCACGGGGGCATCATCCGCCACGGGGCCAAGATGCTCTTCGCCTACGCCGAGGCCACGGTACCCAAGATCACCCTCATCGCCCGCAAGGCCTACGGGGGGGCCTATCTGGCCATGAACTCCAAGGACATGGGGGCGGACGTGGTCCTGGCCTGGCCCACGGCGGCGGTGGCGGTGATGGGGGCCGAGGGGGCCGCCAACATCATCTATCGCAAGGAGATCCAGTCTTCGCCCAACCCCGAGGAAACCCGCCGCCGCAAGATTGAGGAGTACCGCCGGGCCTTTGACAACCCCTGGGTGGCGGCCGCAAGGGGTTACCTTGACGATGTCATTGACCCCACCCACACAAGGCGCCTCCTTTACCAGCACCTGAGGATGCTCTGGGAAAAGAAGGAGGAGCGCCCCTTCAAGAAGCATGACAATATTCCCCTTTAG
- a CDS encoding electron transfer flavoprotein subunit alpha/FixB family protein, with protein MILVVLDHDGTKLRKGSLEALTRARQLAQALGERVAGVLLAEERAPLEEARGYVETLYVAELGPYTAEKWAAGILEAAREGVKAILAPSSRQSRAYLGRVAYALKAGLLEDTLESWAEGGQVYATRYAYLNRVTQKVKSAPPVVLTVKPNTTPLAEPLGQMGEVVTMNVPPVATVEVLERVQEERKGVSLTEANVVVTGGRGMGSAEAFKQVEELAALLGGAVGATRAVVDAGWRPYGEQVGQTGKTVQPSLYIALGVSGAVQHLAGMNKSKYIVAVNKDPEAPIFKHADYGIVGDVHQVLPALIEAVKKLKD; from the coding sequence ATGATTCTGGTTGTCCTGGACCACGACGGCACCAAGTTGCGCAAGGGGAGCCTCGAGGCCCTTACCCGGGCCCGCCAGCTGGCCCAAGCCTTGGGGGAGAGGGTAGCCGGGGTGCTTCTTGCGGAAGAGCGGGCCCCTCTGGAAGAAGCCAGAGGGTACGTGGAAACCCTCTACGTGGCGGAGCTTGGCCCCTACACCGCCGAAAAGTGGGCGGCGGGAATCCTGGAGGCCGCCAGGGAGGGCGTCAAGGCCATCCTGGCCCCCTCCTCCCGGCAAAGCCGCGCCTACCTGGGCCGGGTGGCCTACGCCCTGAAAGCGGGGCTTTTGGAGGACACCCTGGAGTCCTGGGCGGAGGGCGGCCAGGTCTACGCCACCCGCTACGCCTACCTGAACCGGGTGACGCAGAAGGTGAAAAGCGCCCCCCCCGTGGTCCTCACGGTGAAACCCAACACCACCCCTCTGGCGGAGCCCTTGGGCCAGATGGGGGAAGTGGTAACCATGAACGTACCCCCGGTTGCCACCGTGGAGGTACTGGAAAGAGTCCAGGAAGAGAGGAAAGGAGTGTCCCTGACCGAGGCCAACGTCGTGGTCACGGGGGGCCGGGGCATGGGAAGCGCCGAGGCCTTTAAGCAGGTGGAGGAGCTGGCTGCCCTCCTGGGCGGGGCCGTGGGGGCTACTCGGGCGGTGGTGGATGCCGGCTGGCGGCCCTACGGCGAGCAGGTGGGCCAGACGGGGAAAACCGTGCAACCCTCCCTCTACATCGCCCTCGGGGTTTCCGGAGCGGTCCAGCACCTGGCGGGGATGAACAAGAGCAAGTACATTGTGGCCGTGAACAAGGACCCCGAGGCCCCCATCTTCAAGCACGCGGACTACGGGATCGTGGGGGATGTGCACCAGGTGCTTCCCGCCCTTATTGAGGCGGTGAAAAAGCTGAAGGACTGA
- a CDS encoding electron transfer flavoprotein subunit beta/FixA family protein yields MKFIAVIRQVPDGESRLRIGGNRVDLSSATLILDQMDEYGVEEALRLKEKHGGEAIAVGFGPERAEEAIRTALAMGMDRGIHVVYEGYADPVTVAEALAPVLKEEAPTLVLTGGQQADWDSQALGAALAEALGVPVVPWTTALELEGETAKAKHDLDEGAEWVRVKLPAVFTTQQGLNEPRYPTLPGIMKAKKKEIKKVAFQGKGRVEILEETIQEKARLQRILDGKDPVAAAEELVRLLHEEAKVI; encoded by the coding sequence ATGAAGTTCATAGCGGTCATCAGACAGGTACCGGACGGGGAAAGCCGGCTCAGGATCGGGGGAAACCGGGTGGATCTCTCCTCCGCCACCCTCATCCTGGACCAGATGGACGAGTACGGGGTGGAGGAAGCCCTCCGCCTTAAGGAAAAGCACGGGGGCGAGGCCATCGCGGTGGGGTTTGGCCCCGAGCGCGCGGAGGAGGCCATCCGCACCGCCTTGGCCATGGGCATGGATCGGGGCATCCACGTGGTCTACGAGGGCTACGCCGATCCCGTCACCGTGGCCGAGGCCCTGGCCCCCGTGCTGAAGGAGGAGGCCCCCACCCTGGTCCTGACCGGAGGGCAACAGGCAGACTGGGACAGCCAAGCCCTGGGGGCTGCTTTGGCCGAGGCCCTGGGGGTGCCGGTGGTCCCCTGGACCACCGCCTTAGAGCTGGAAGGGGAAACCGCCAAGGCCAAGCACGACCTGGACGAGGGGGCGGAGTGGGTTCGGGTCAAGCTGCCCGCCGTGTTCACCACCCAGCAGGGCCTGAACGAGCCCCGCTACCCCACCCTGCCCGGCATCATGAAGGCCAAGAAGAAGGAGATCAAAAAGGTGGCCTTCCAAGGGAAGGGCCGGGTGGAGATCCTGGAGGAAACCATCCAGGAAAAGGCCCGACTGCAGAGGATTCTTGACGGCAAGGACCCCGTGGCGGCAGCGGAAGAACTGGTACGGCTCCTGCATGAGGAGGCCAAGGTTATCTAA
- a CDS encoding acyl-CoA dehydrogenase family protein, with amino-acid sequence MPIDFSLTEEQRQLQALARRFAKEVILPVAQEYDEKEEVPWPVIEKLHEVGLLNAIIPEEYGGMGLKMLDEVIVGEELAYACMGIYTIPMASDLGITPVLLAGTEEQKRRFLTPLTQKPALAAFALSEPGNGSDAAALKTRAVRQGDHYVLNGTKMWISNGGEAEWVVVFATLNPELRHKGVVALVVEKGTPGFSAVKIHGKMGQRASGTYELVFEDVKVPVQNRLGEEGEGFKIAMNTLNKTRIPVAAGSVGVARRALDEAKKYAKEREAFGQPIAGFQAIQFKLADMLMGIETARMYTYYAAWLVDRGLPHAHASAIAKAYASEIAFEAANQAIQIHGGYGYVREFPVEKLLRDVKLNQIYEGTNEIQRLIIARHILAE; translated from the coding sequence ATGCCCATAGACTTTAGCCTCACCGAGGAACAACGGCAGCTTCAGGCCCTGGCCCGGCGCTTCGCCAAAGAGGTGATCCTGCCCGTGGCCCAGGAGTACGACGAGAAGGAGGAGGTGCCCTGGCCGGTCATAGAGAAACTCCACGAGGTGGGTCTTTTGAACGCCATCATCCCCGAGGAATACGGAGGAATGGGCCTCAAGATGCTGGACGAGGTCATCGTGGGGGAGGAGCTGGCCTACGCCTGCATGGGCATCTACACCATCCCCATGGCCAGCGACCTGGGGATCACCCCCGTGCTCTTGGCGGGGACCGAGGAACAAAAGCGTCGTTTCCTTACCCCCCTCACACAAAAGCCCGCCCTGGCGGCCTTCGCCCTCAGCGAGCCGGGGAACGGTTCCGATGCCGCGGCCCTCAAGACCCGGGCCGTGCGCCAGGGGGACCATTACGTGCTAAACGGCACCAAGATGTGGATCTCCAACGGTGGGGAGGCCGAGTGGGTGGTGGTCTTCGCCACCTTAAACCCCGAACTTCGCCACAAGGGGGTGGTGGCCCTGGTGGTGGAGAAGGGCACCCCGGGGTTCAGTGCCGTGAAGATCCACGGGAAGATGGGGCAAAGGGCCTCGGGAACCTATGAGTTGGTGTTTGAAGATGTCAAAGTGCCCGTTCAGAATCGCCTGGGGGAGGAAGGCGAGGGGTTCAAAATCGCCATGAACACCCTCAACAAGACCCGCATCCCCGTGGCCGCGGGCAGCGTGGGCGTGGCCAGGCGAGCGCTGGACGAAGCCAAAAAGTACGCAAAAGAGCGGGAGGCCTTCGGCCAGCCCATCGCGGGCTTCCAGGCCATCCAGTTCAAGCTGGCGGATATGCTGATGGGCATTGAAACCGCCCGCATGTACACCTACTACGCCGCCTGGCTGGTGGACCGGGGTCTTCCCCACGCTCACGCCAGCGCCATCGCCAAGGCCTACGCCTCGGAGATCGCTTTTGAGGCCGCCAACCAGGCCATCCAGATCCACGGGGGTTACGGGTACGTGCGGGAGTTCCCCGTGGAAAAACTCCTGAGGGACGTAAAGCTCAACCAGATCTACGAGGGCACCAACGAGATCCAAAGGCTCATCATCGCCAGGCACATCCTGGCGGAATAG
- a CDS encoding ATP-binding protein — MRSVGQLEILGRFQRALLKDLEPVQILRHLLEVATDEGVERAALFLYHRGTRELMGEVASGRGRHYTVSSIALPLHAKGPVQEAFFAEGPVKRGEEWLLPVVGEETSYCWADPEARCTERPRASRETRVLVCPSCARFTPKGVLSLEGVPQGLRPLLPLLAQLTALALKNGELLAERNRAFAQLSRHVEALSHVTTLAREVGRVLEPRAVLETLARSLSERFGFFRVTVALIQGEGPDRLGGYLEGYLTLKGEALYWTEGRSRIRLPLGASSDPLARAVREGRTLLVDREQLPPHMVPEVGARVAFVPILAEGEPLGAVAVDHGPGGPAVSEEEVRYVELLAGVAGVALRNAQLYREKTQLSLALAAERKRLSEILEELPDGVVVLFGEGGYANSRAREALGLSREMALEDLPGSLQPALEGGRVEVSLGGATYSVRGKRLEGMRILVLHDISERTRMERALRDQVAFTRSLVDLAQEALRERGLAALGRGVVERLKGLFAADEGLFVLELEGVPRVLYATCTFPGELSQPNLLRRALDRVGVGQEGALTPLGAETLGPEDCALAEALGLKSALVVPFGAGEARGAVLLGYRKERRFSERLLARLAQVGTLLALSVQKARFLELLELEEGRLKALLEHSQDVIYVLDREGIIRFVSASVRHVLGYDPEGYKRGMVHGLDFVHPEDRPLAERLFRELLSSPSEVRTGEFRVLHADGTPIPMEAWGRNLLEDPRVRGVVVDLHDLRPRLEADRLKGEFIAAVSHELRTPLAVIMGLAELLREEELSETARESVDLILESSFRLKTMVDNLLDTSRLEAGRFEVSKRPVNLKPLLLDLARSFQGVARLSGVAFTVEIEDLSLLEADPDRMVQVVGNLLSNAFKFTPPGGRVRLAAKERGGGLVVEVEDTGPGIPKDELPNLFQRYARAKNAQTRGVAGTGLGLFISKHIVEAHGGRIEVESEEGKGSLFRVILPLYGPHPAG; from the coding sequence ATGCGATCCGTGGGTCAGCTGGAGATTCTTGGCCGTTTTCAACGGGCGCTATTGAAGGATTTGGAGCCGGTGCAGATATTGCGCCACCTCCTCGAGGTGGCCACCGACGAAGGGGTAGAGCGGGCGGCCCTTTTCCTCTACCACCGGGGAACCCGGGAGCTTATGGGGGAGGTGGCCTCGGGCCGGGGGCGGCATTACACGGTTTCCTCCATCGCCCTTCCCCTACATGCCAAGGGGCCTGTGCAGGAGGCCTTTTTCGCCGAAGGGCCGGTGAAGCGGGGCGAGGAGTGGCTTTTGCCCGTGGTTGGGGAGGAGACCTCCTACTGCTGGGCGGATCCCGAGGCTCGGTGTACGGAACGGCCCAGGGCGAGCCGGGAAACCCGGGTCCTGGTGTGCCCCAGTTGTGCCCGGTTTACCCCTAAGGGGGTACTCAGCCTGGAAGGGGTTCCCCAAGGCCTAAGACCCCTCCTTCCCCTCCTGGCCCAGCTCACCGCCTTGGCCCTCAAAAACGGCGAGCTCTTGGCGGAGCGCAACCGGGCCTTTGCCCAGCTATCCCGCCACGTGGAGGCGCTTTCCCACGTGACCACCCTGGCCCGGGAGGTGGGGCGGGTCCTGGAGCCCAGGGCGGTGCTGGAAACCCTGGCCCGTTCCCTCTCGGAGCGGTTTGGCTTTTTCCGGGTCACCGTGGCCTTGATCCAAGGGGAGGGGCCGGACCGCTTGGGCGGTTATTTGGAAGGGTATTTGACCCTTAAGGGGGAAGCCCTTTACTGGACGGAGGGCCGTAGCCGTATCCGCCTTCCCCTTGGGGCTTCCTCGGACCCTTTGGCGCGGGCGGTGCGCGAGGGAAGGACCCTTTTGGTGGACAGGGAGCAGCTTCCGCCCCATATGGTTCCCGAGGTGGGGGCTCGGGTGGCCTTTGTGCCCATCCTGGCGGAGGGGGAACCCTTGGGGGCGGTGGCGGTGGACCACGGGCCCGGGGGGCCTGCGGTGAGCGAGGAGGAGGTGCGGTATGTGGAGCTTCTGGCCGGGGTGGCAGGGGTAGCCCTTAGGAACGCCCAACTCTACCGAGAGAAGACCCAGCTGTCCTTGGCCCTGGCGGCGGAGAGGAAGCGGCTTTCGGAGATTCTGGAGGAGCTTCCCGATGGGGTGGTGGTGCTCTTTGGCGAGGGGGGCTACGCCAACAGCCGGGCCCGGGAGGCCCTGGGTCTAAGCCGTGAGATGGCCCTCGAGGACCTTCCCGGAAGCCTGCAGCCGGCCTTGGAAGGGGGGCGGGTGGAGGTGAGCCTGGGGGGTGCCACCTATAGCGTTCGGGGCAAAAGGTTGGAGGGGATGCGCATCCTGGTTCTCCACGACATCAGCGAGCGCACCCGTATGGAGCGGGCCCTCAGGGACCAGGTGGCCTTCACCCGATCCCTGGTGGACCTGGCCCAGGAGGCCCTGCGGGAGCGGGGCCTCGCCGCCTTGGGCCGAGGGGTGGTGGAGCGCCTTAAGGGCCTTTTCGCCGCCGATGAGGGGCTTTTTGTCCTCGAGCTGGAGGGGGTGCCGAGGGTGCTCTACGCCACCTGCACCTTTCCCGGGGAACTTTCCCAGCCGAACCTTCTGCGGAGGGCCCTGGACCGCGTGGGGGTTGGGCAGGAAGGGGCGCTTACCCCCTTGGGGGCCGAGACCCTGGGCCCTGAGGACTGCGCTTTGGCCGAGGCCCTTGGGCTCAAAAGCGCCTTGGTGGTGCCCTTTGGGGCAGGGGAGGCCCGGGGTGCGGTGCTATTGGGGTACCGGAAGGAGCGGCGCTTTTCCGAAAGGCTGCTTGCCCGCCTGGCCCAGGTGGGGACCCTCTTGGCCCTATCCGTGCAGAAGGCCCGCTTCTTAGAGCTTCTGGAGCTGGAGGAGGGGCGCCTCAAGGCCCTTTTGGAGCATTCCCAGGATGTTATCTACGTGCTGGACCGGGAGGGGATCATCCGCTTTGTGAGCGCCAGCGTGCGCCATGTGCTGGGCTACGATCCCGAGGGGTACAAGAGGGGCATGGTGCACGGCCTGGATTTCGTCCATCCCGAAGACCGGCCCTTGGCGGAGAGGCTTTTCCGCGAGCTTCTTTCTTCCCCCTCGGAGGTGCGCACGGGGGAGTTCCGGGTCCTGCATGCGGATGGCACCCCCATTCCCATGGAGGCCTGGGGGCGGAACCTCTTGGAGGATCCCCGGGTGCGGGGGGTGGTGGTGGACCTTCATGACCTTAGGCCCAGGTTGGAGGCGGACCGGCTCAAGGGGGAGTTCATCGCCGCGGTGAGCCATGAGCTCAGGACCCCTCTGGCGGTGATCATGGGGTTGGCGGAGCTCTTAAGGGAGGAGGAGCTTTCCGAAACCGCCCGGGAATCGGTGGACCTGATCTTGGAGAGCTCGTTCCGCCTCAAGACCATGGTGGATAACCTCCTGGACACCAGCCGCCTCGAGGCGGGGCGGTTTGAGGTTTCCAAAAGGCCGGTAAACCTCAAGCCCTTGTTGCTGGATTTGGCGCGGAGTTTTCAGGGGGTGGCCCGGCTATCGGGGGTGGCCTTTACGGTGGAAATCGAGGACCTGTCCCTTTTGGAGGCGGATCCCGACCGGATGGTCCAGGTGGTGGGGAACCTGCTCTCCAACGCCTTCAAGTTCACCCCTCCAGGAGGCCGGGTGCGTTTGGCGGCCAAGGAAAGGGGAGGAGGCCTGGTGGTGGAGGTGGAGGACACCGGTCCCGGCATCCCCAAGGATGAGCTTCCCAACCTATTCCAACGCTATGCCCGGGCCAAAAACGCCCAGACCCGGGGGGTGGCGGGGACTGGGCTTGGCCTTTTCATCTCCAAGCACATCGTGGAGGCCCACGGGGGACGGATTGAGGTGGAAAGCGAGGAGGGAAAGGGAAGCCTCTTTAGGGTTATCCTGCCCCTATATGGCCCGCATCCTGCTGGTTGA
- a CDS encoding response regulator transcription factor gives MARILLVEDEPLVAHLVRRILERAGHQVEWAASGRAAVAKLSQAYDLLVCDLVMPEVSGLEVIQTVRRLGLPTPILALSASVSEKSRREALEAGAQAFLGKPFEAQALLAQVERLLAGKPGGEGQG, from the coding sequence ATGGCCCGCATCCTGCTGGTTGAGGACGAGCCCTTGGTGGCACACCTGGTGCGCCGCATCCTGGAGCGGGCGGGGCACCAGGTGGAGTGGGCGGCTTCGGGCCGGGCTGCCGTGGCAAAGCTTTCCCAGGCTTATGACCTTTTGGTATGCGACCTGGTGATGCCGGAGGTTTCGGGCCTGGAGGTGATCCAAACGGTGCGGCGGCTTGGCCTTCCCACCCCCATCCTGGCCCTTTCCGCTAGCGTTTCCGAGAAAAGCCGGCGGGAGGCCCTCGAGGCGGGGGCGCAGGCTTTTTTGGGCAAGCCCTTTGAAGCCCAGGCCCTACTGGCGCAGGTGGAGAGGCTTTTGGCAGGTAAGCCTGGAGGGGAAGGCCAGGGCTAG
- a CDS encoding TRAP transporter substrate-binding protein: MKRRQFLKKVGVGLAASLSYRAFAQATPQVRWRLVSSYPKSLDTLYGGAEDLAKRVAELTGDRFQIRVYQAGEIVPGGQVLDAVQQGTVEAGHTYGPFYVGKNPTLAFDGGVPFGMTYRQHNAWMRYGGGLELLRAVYADFGVVQFPGGNTGAQMGGWFRKEIKTLADLKGLRMRIPGLGGMVMGRLGVVPQTLAAGDIYPALERGTIDATEFSGPYDDEKLGFYKVARYYYYPSFWEPSAQLSFLVSQREWQKLPKEFQEAFQVAAVEVNLTMMAKYDAQNPRALNRLLKAGVRLRRWPSEIMRKALEEAQALYEEQAAKDATYRKVYSAYWAFRNEEYRWFAVAELGYESFAFPTV, encoded by the coding sequence ATGAAACGGAGGCAGTTCCTCAAGAAGGTGGGGGTGGGCCTGGCGGCTAGCCTCTCCTACAGGGCTTTTGCCCAGGCTACCCCTCAGGTGCGTTGGCGGCTTGTGTCCAGCTACCCCAAGAGCCTGGACACCCTCTATGGGGGTGCTGAGGATTTGGCCAAGCGAGTGGCGGAGCTCACCGGGGACCGCTTTCAGATTCGGGTTTACCAGGCGGGGGAGATCGTCCCCGGGGGCCAGGTGCTGGATGCGGTGCAGCAGGGCACCGTGGAGGCTGGGCACACCTACGGCCCCTTCTACGTGGGAAAGAACCCCACCTTGGCCTTTGATGGGGGCGTGCCCTTCGGCATGACCTACCGGCAGCACAACGCTTGGATGCGGTATGGGGGAGGCTTGGAGCTCCTGCGGGCGGTCTATGCCGACTTCGGGGTGGTCCAGTTCCCCGGGGGCAACACCGGGGCCCAGATGGGGGGATGGTTCCGCAAGGAGATCAAGACCCTGGCGGACCTCAAGGGCCTGCGCATGCGCATCCCGGGGCTGGGAGGCATGGTGATGGGAAGGCTCGGGGTGGTGCCCCAGACCCTGGCCGCCGGGGATATCTACCCGGCCCTGGAGCGGGGTACCATAGACGCCACCGAGTTCTCCGGCCCCTATGACGACGAGAAGCTGGGCTTTTACAAAGTGGCCCGGTACTACTACTACCCCTCCTTTTGGGAGCCCAGCGCCCAGCTTTCCTTCCTGGTGTCGCAGAGGGAGTGGCAGAAGCTTCCCAAGGAGTTCCAGGAGGCCTTCCAGGTGGCGGCGGTGGAGGTCAACCTCACCATGATGGCCAAGTACGACGCCCAGAATCCTCGGGCCCTGAACCGCCTCCTCAAGGCGGGGGTGCGCCTGCGCCGCTGGCCCTCGGAGATCATGCGGAAGGCCCTCGAGGAGGCCCAGGCCCTCTATGAGGAGCAGGCGGCCAAGGACGCCACCTACCGCAAGGTATATAGCGCCTACTGGGCTTTCAGGAACGAGGAGTACCGCTGGTTTGCCGTGGCGGAACTGGGGTATGAGAGCTTCGCCTTCCCCACGGTCTAG